Proteins from a single region of Pseudomonadota bacterium:
- a CDS encoding CpaD family pilus assembly protein encodes MTKTAIIPAANGAEASKCRAMLRATLAGTALLTLVACNAHTSSVGSYDPRFLNYDQRHPLTLQQQERMMPLLVGANAQRLTQGDRTALTGFVRSYQSQGEGSLKLRVPTGSQNAHAARAALPDIHDVVASAGGHPGHVRVEYYSVGDPNAHAPIMVIYDRLAAVTNQCGQWSDSFNPPFEHSDYYDYGCASQSNLGAMLADPRDLVRPRGMGRPDAGRRAEVLAAYRRGEPTATQQDSESEAAVADVAN; translated from the coding sequence ATGACCAAGACAGCAATCATCCCGGCAGCTAACGGCGCCGAAGCGAGCAAGTGCCGAGCTATGCTACGCGCAACTCTTGCAGGGACTGCCCTGCTGACGCTGGTAGCGTGCAACGCACACACATCATCCGTTGGCAGCTATGACCCACGGTTCCTGAACTATGATCAACGTCATCCGCTGACGTTGCAACAGCAAGAGCGGATGATGCCGCTTCTCGTTGGCGCAAATGCTCAGCGCCTTACACAAGGCGATCGGACCGCGCTGACGGGTTTCGTTCGCAGCTATCAGTCGCAAGGTGAAGGATCATTGAAGCTTCGCGTTCCAACCGGTTCGCAGAACGCTCACGCAGCCCGAGCCGCGCTGCCTGACATCCACGATGTCGTTGCAAGCGCTGGAGGCCATCCTGGTCATGTTCGTGTCGAGTACTACAGCGTCGGTGACCCGAACGCGCATGCACCCATCATGGTGATTTACGACAGGCTTGCTGCGGTCACAAATCAATGCGGACAGTGGAGTGACAGCTTCAACCCGCCTTTCGAACACAGCGACTATTACGATTACGGCTGTGCCAGCCAATCGAATTTGGGCGCGATGCTCGCGGATCCGCGAGACCTGGTTCGACCCCGCGGAATGGGCCGCCCAGACGCTGGACGGCGTGCTGAGGTTTTGGCTGCCTACAGGCGTGGCGAACCCACGGCCACACAGCAAGATAGCGAGTCCGAGGCAGCTGTCGCCGACGTGGCCAACTAG
- a CDS encoding type II secretion system F family protein codes for MSNLVFVLTNPQFLFAFFSAVAVAATVLTVAVPLLARNDLAARKKRMAVERSEIRARERAQLAKSAKHGSPPSLRSQPKEYMKNVVDQFGLKQRLLAEGTRDKLAQAGERGEAAVIRYIFSRLVLPAVLFLIAIFYLFGVDKFDQPAMVRFGIAVGIGAVGFWLPDVLLKNRIQKRQLSIKRAWPDALDLLLICVESGMSLEQAFKKVGDEVAVQSIPLAEELGLVNAELAYLNNRRLAYENLGKRTGLDQVKAVMTSLIQADTYGTPVGQALRVLAQESRDMRMAEAEKKAAGLPPKLTVPMITFFLPCLFIVIIGPAIIQVMAID; via the coding sequence ATGAGCAACCTCGTGTTTGTCCTTACAAACCCGCAGTTCCTATTCGCTTTTTTCAGCGCGGTCGCCGTCGCAGCGACGGTTTTGACGGTCGCCGTTCCCTTGCTCGCCAGAAACGATTTGGCGGCGCGGAAAAAACGCATGGCGGTCGAACGGTCAGAGATACGGGCGCGGGAACGTGCCCAGCTCGCCAAGTCAGCAAAACACGGTAGTCCTCCTAGCCTGCGCTCGCAGCCAAAGGAGTACATGAAGAATGTTGTCGATCAGTTTGGCTTGAAGCAGCGCCTGCTCGCGGAGGGAACACGCGATAAGCTCGCGCAGGCCGGTGAACGTGGCGAAGCGGCCGTTATTCGCTACATTTTCTCACGCTTGGTGTTGCCAGCAGTCCTGTTCCTGATTGCCATCTTTTACCTGTTTGGCGTCGATAAGTTCGATCAGCCCGCAATGGTCCGCTTTGGCATCGCGGTGGGTATCGGCGCTGTCGGCTTCTGGCTGCCGGACGTTTTACTTAAGAACAGAATTCAGAAGCGGCAGCTCTCAATCAAGCGCGCGTGGCCGGATGCGCTGGACCTCCTATTGATCTGTGTCGAGTCGGGTATGTCGCTCGAGCAAGCTTTCAAGAAAGTTGGCGATGAGGTCGCCGTTCAGTCCATTCCTCTTGCCGAGGAGCTGGGCCTCGTCAATGCTGAACTAGCCTACCTGAACAACCGTCGTCTGGCGTACGAAAACCTTGGCAAGCGAACCGGGCTCGATCAGGTTAAGGCGGTGATGACCTCGCTTATTCAGGCGGATACCTACGGTACGCCTGTGGGTCAGGCCTTGCGCGTTCTCGCTCAAGAGAGCCGCGATATGCGCATGGCGGAAGCGGAGAAGAAAGCAGCAGGTTTGCCGCCAAAGCTCACGGTTCCCATGATCACATTCTTCCTTCCCTGTCTGTTTATTGTCATCATTGGGCCGGCCATTATTCAGGTCATGGCCATCGATTGA
- a CDS encoding MarR family transcriptional regulator yields the protein MQATGFMPLSSGLSPARALKLWHDVALSRVRGGVGDLTERQMLILLTIYLETPPHTVRGLASKLGVTKPVITRALDTMGAMGLVSRKRDPADRRNVIIQRTVDGALYVERLADTIIDNADALR from the coding sequence ATGCAGGCCACAGGATTTATGCCACTCAGTTCCGGCCTGTCGCCGGCACGCGCCTTGAAGCTCTGGCACGATGTCGCCTTGTCCCGCGTTCGTGGCGGAGTTGGCGACCTGACCGAACGGCAGATGTTAATTCTGCTTACCATTTACCTCGAAACACCACCCCATACGGTCCGAGGGTTGGCGTCCAAACTTGGTGTGACGAAGCCGGTCATCACGCGGGCGCTCGATACAATGGGCGCCATGGGTTTGGTAAGCCGCAAACGCGATCCAGCGGACCGTCGCAACGTGATCATCCAGCGAACAGTTGATGGTGCGCTGTACGTTGAGAGGCTCGCGGACACGATTATCGACAACGCCGACGCGTTACGCTAG
- the cpaB gene encoding Flp pilus assembly protein CpaB, with protein MKVARIAVLGVAVAAGGLAFLMLSNISTPPSEPVAEVDTSAELNRVLVARYDLSIGERLSSASMEWREWPQQNITDTFISESASPDAMTDFDQGIVTSPIYAGEPIRSPVIATAERGFMSALLPSGRRAVSIRVETEARAAGFILPNDRIDVILTRVERGGSRDGGDAFSSETILQNIRVLAIDQTFEERDGEKFVTGEIATLELSPGEAELVALANEMGSLSLVLRSIADIDAEADGVDEDLERRLRGGGSDSGAVRTIRFGVEGG; from the coding sequence ATGAAAGTTGCCCGGATCGCAGTGCTAGGTGTTGCCGTCGCCGCCGGCGGGCTCGCCTTTTTGATGTTAAGCAATATTTCGACGCCGCCTTCAGAACCGGTTGCCGAGGTCGACACGTCGGCCGAGCTTAATCGGGTCCTCGTTGCGCGGTACGACCTTTCCATCGGAGAGCGGCTGTCTTCCGCCTCGATGGAGTGGCGCGAGTGGCCCCAACAGAACATCACGGACACATTTATTTCGGAGTCGGCGAGCCCCGACGCCATGACAGATTTCGATCAAGGTATCGTCACCTCGCCGATCTATGCAGGCGAACCCATCCGATCACCCGTCATCGCGACTGCAGAGCGCGGCTTTATGTCGGCGCTGCTTCCATCAGGCCGTCGGGCCGTCTCTATTCGCGTGGAAACCGAAGCGCGGGCGGCAGGCTTCATTCTGCCGAACGACCGCATTGACGTCATTCTGACGAGGGTCGAGCGCGGGGGAAGCCGTGACGGCGGCGACGCGTTCAGCTCCGAAACCATTCTCCAGAATATCCGCGTCCTAGCGATCGACCAGACGTTCGAGGAGCGCGATGGGGAGAAGTTTGTAACCGGAGAGATTGCAACCCTGGAGCTTTCGCCCGGCGAGGCTGAATTGGTTGCGCTTGCAAACGAGATGGGCTCGCTCTCCCTCGTCCTCCGGTCAATTGCCGATATCGATGCCGAAGCTGATGGCGTCGATGAAGATCTTGAACGTCGCTTGCGGGGTGGAGGCAGCGATTCTGGTGCCGTTCGCACGATCCGCTTCGGCGTCGAAGGGGGCTGA
- a CDS encoding type II secretion system F family protein, which produces MFDPQTVSIAIGILSALSIAGIVYVVLAPLMDREEKKDRINKVAVLDRRALQAQKLAKEDAETRRKSIATKVKQQQDNIEERTKGANTSKAPLNVRLERAGLNWNVRQFWIFSAFSGLMFTLVVLMAGAPLFASFAAGVVGFLGFPQWYVAFKTKSRLKKFLLEYPNALDVVVRGMKAGLPLNDCMMIISREASYPVKDEFKKVVEHQQLGMQIHEAVGKMYERVPLPEVNFLAIMLTIQGQSGGNLSEPLANLSKVVRDRKKMKAKIDAMSMEAKSSAAIIACLPLAVIILVYLSTPDYIALLFTEQLGNVLLGACAILMLTGVMVMRKMINFDF; this is translated from the coding sequence ATGTTCGATCCGCAGACTGTCTCGATTGCAATCGGCATCCTTTCGGCGCTGTCAATCGCCGGCATCGTTTACGTTGTCCTTGCCCCTTTGATGGATAGGGAAGAGAAGAAAGACCGCATCAATAAGGTCGCGGTTCTCGACCGTCGTGCGCTTCAAGCCCAGAAGCTCGCCAAGGAGGATGCCGAAACCCGGCGGAAATCCATCGCGACGAAGGTCAAACAACAGCAGGACAACATCGAAGAAAGAACCAAGGGGGCCAATACGAGCAAAGCGCCTCTGAACGTTCGCTTGGAACGTGCCGGTCTTAACTGGAACGTCCGCCAGTTTTGGATTTTTTCGGCTTTCAGCGGACTGATGTTCACCTTGGTCGTGCTGATGGCCGGTGCCCCACTTTTCGCTTCGTTCGCAGCTGGCGTTGTTGGATTTTTAGGCTTCCCGCAATGGTATGTCGCCTTCAAGACCAAGAGCAGGCTCAAGAAGTTCCTTCTTGAGTATCCCAACGCGCTCGACGTTGTGGTGCGCGGCATGAAAGCTGGTCTTCCGCTCAATGATTGTATGATGATCATCTCGCGCGAGGCGTCCTATCCCGTGAAAGATGAGTTCAAGAAAGTCGTTGAACATCAACAGCTTGGAATGCAGATCCACGAGGCTGTCGGGAAGATGTATGAGCGCGTACCCCTTCCTGAAGTGAATTTCCTTGCCATTATGCTAACCATTCAGGGGCAGTCGGGTGGTAACCTTTCTGAACCACTCGCTAACCTTTCAAAGGTGGTTCGTGACCGTAAGAAGATGAAAGCCAAAATCGACGCCATGTCGATGGAAGCTAAGTCATCGGCGGCAATCATCGCCTGCCTACCGCTTGCCGTTATCATCCTGGTTTACTTGTCGACGCCGGATTATATCGCGCTGCTGTTCACGGAGCAGTTGGGCAATGTCCTTCTTGGCGCTTGCGCGATCCTCATGCTCACGGGCGTGATGGTGATGCGCAAGATGATCAATTTCGACTTCTGA
- a CDS encoding type II and III secretion system protein family protein, whose amino-acid sequence MKSVSGSSSRQLFEDTIMRWIALCALAITVVFASLPIDTARATGMDSLTISSFGQTRTLSLGINKSMVVELPADVRDVLVSNPEVADAVVRTARRVFIVGVAAGDTNIFLFDGADRQIAVLNITIQRDVTGIQATIADLMPGANISVEPVNDGVVLRGVVESAAQAQTAVDVATRFVGDAERVVNALQIAGGEQVHLRVTIAEVQRNTLRQLGVNLGDFVNGQPITTTIGDVLLSGATVNPFSISGQAIASSRLDIVSNGISAQIQALEQDGVIRTLAEPNLTAVSGESASFLAGGEFPVASGLDSEGNVTIEFKPYGVGLGFTPVVLAGDQISLQIETEVSELTSDGAFTLQGVNNNALTIPGLRVRRASTMVELPSGGSIVMAGLLDQRLRHNVDGIPGLMSLPVLGQLFRSSDFQRSQTELAIFITPYLAQAVSRQELVRPDENLRPTNDLSTLFFNRLIEQYGVTGHSPQGRYQGHAGFIIH is encoded by the coding sequence ATGAAATCTGTTTCCGGTTCTTCTTCACGCCAGCTTTTTGAGGATACGATCATGCGCTGGATTGCCCTGTGCGCCCTTGCCATCACTGTAGTTTTTGCGAGCCTGCCAATCGACACGGCGCGCGCGACGGGGATGGATTCATTGACCATCTCAAGCTTCGGGCAAACCCGCACGCTTTCGCTCGGTATCAACAAATCGATGGTTGTTGAGTTACCGGCAGACGTCCGCGACGTGCTAGTCTCCAACCCCGAAGTGGCCGATGCGGTGGTCCGCACAGCACGGCGTGTCTTCATCGTGGGTGTCGCGGCCGGCGATACGAACATTTTCCTGTTTGATGGCGCCGATCGTCAGATCGCAGTCCTCAACATCACCATTCAACGCGACGTCACCGGAATTCAGGCAACGATTGCCGATCTGATGCCCGGCGCCAACATCTCTGTTGAACCGGTCAACGATGGAGTCGTCTTGCGCGGCGTCGTCGAAAGTGCCGCCCAAGCTCAGACAGCCGTCGATGTGGCGACCCGCTTTGTTGGTGACGCGGAACGGGTGGTGAATGCGCTGCAGATCGCAGGCGGCGAACAGGTGCATCTTCGCGTCACGATTGCCGAGGTCCAGCGCAACACGCTGCGTCAGCTGGGCGTAAACCTTGGGGACTTTGTCAACGGTCAGCCTATCACCACCACAATCGGCGACGTCTTGCTTTCCGGTGCAACGGTCAACCCGTTCTCCATCTCCGGACAAGCGATCGCAAGTTCTAGGCTGGACATCGTTTCGAATGGTATTTCTGCGCAAATCCAAGCGCTTGAGCAGGATGGTGTCATCCGGACACTCGCAGAACCCAACCTGACCGCTGTTTCCGGCGAGTCCGCATCGTTCCTTGCCGGCGGGGAGTTCCCTGTCGCATCGGGCCTCGATAGCGAGGGTAACGTCACGATCGAGTTCAAGCCCTACGGTGTCGGGCTAGGCTTCACGCCCGTCGTGCTCGCGGGCGACCAGATTTCGCTGCAAATCGAGACCGAGGTTTCGGAACTCACCTCCGATGGAGCTTTCACCCTGCAAGGGGTCAATAACAATGCGTTGACGATCCCTGGTTTGCGGGTCCGTCGTGCCTCCACAATGGTTGAACTGCCTTCGGGCGGATCCATCGTCATGGCTGGCCTGCTTGATCAGCGTCTACGGCACAACGTTGACGGCATTCCAGGCCTGATGAGCCTCCCGGTCTTGGGACAGCTGTTTCGTTCATCCGATTTCCAGCGCTCGCAAACAGAACTGGCAATCTTCATTACGCCCTATCTGGCCCAAGCTGTGTCTCGGCAAGAACTCGTTCGTCCGGATGAGAATCTGCGCCCGACAAACGATCTTTCGACGCTCTTCTTCAACCGCCTGATCGAGCAGTACGGCGTGACCGGGCACTCTCCGCAGGGCCGCTATCAGGGCCATGCCGGTTTCATCATCCATTAA
- a CDS encoding CtpF protein, with translation MHDDQGQTPDTQSDAGAPASSIAPVPRISLQAFCETPDLLDAVQEASRDRRMSKAHVRAHPGGIAAALEFYAASPTPNLLILENRAPAESLLEQLGQLAEVCDPGTEVVVVGHVNDVILYRELIREGVRDYVVAPLAPMDIVRLISELYDSSRDKRLGRTYAFIGARGGVGSSTIAHNVAWSFANELETSTVLADFDLPFGTANLDFNQDPPTGIGDIVSAPDRLDETFLDRLLAKCSDRLSLLASPSTLDKVTDFPEHQFDQVIDLFRASVPATVIDLPHHWSGWVRKTLVDADELMVVAAPDLASLRNAKNLIDAVKQARPNDGPPRLILNMAGMPKRPEIEAKDFADALGMDPLAVIPFDAETFGNAANSGHMIAEVAARHDAVEAFDHIALTISGRADARAQKKSHLPPFVKKLLQRKKAS, from the coding sequence ATGCATGACGATCAGGGGCAAACGCCCGATACGCAAAGCGATGCAGGAGCGCCTGCTTCATCAATAGCGCCGGTGCCACGTATTTCGCTTCAAGCGTTCTGCGAGACGCCCGACCTATTGGACGCGGTTCAAGAAGCATCGCGGGATCGTCGCATGTCAAAAGCACATGTGCGTGCGCATCCCGGGGGAATCGCAGCGGCGTTGGAGTTTTACGCCGCATCACCAACGCCCAATCTCTTGATCCTCGAAAACAGAGCACCGGCTGAAAGTCTGCTTGAGCAACTTGGTCAACTCGCCGAAGTCTGCGACCCGGGCACAGAGGTCGTCGTTGTCGGGCATGTGAACGACGTTATTCTTTATCGCGAACTCATCCGCGAAGGGGTGCGCGATTATGTGGTCGCACCGCTGGCGCCAATGGATATCGTGCGGCTGATATCGGAGCTTTACGACTCCTCGCGAGACAAGCGTCTTGGCCGTACCTACGCCTTCATCGGCGCGCGGGGCGGCGTCGGTTCTTCAACGATCGCCCACAATGTCGCTTGGTCGTTTGCCAACGAACTCGAGACTTCGACGGTGCTGGCGGACTTTGACCTACCTTTCGGTACAGCAAACCTTGATTTCAACCAGGATCCGCCAACAGGCATTGGCGACATCGTATCGGCCCCGGACCGTCTTGATGAGACATTTCTCGATCGTCTTCTGGCAAAGTGCTCAGACCGTCTGAGCTTGTTGGCATCGCCGTCCACGCTCGACAAGGTGACAGACTTTCCAGAACATCAATTCGATCAGGTCATCGATCTTTTCCGGGCGTCCGTGCCCGCGACGGTGATCGACCTTCCTCACCACTGGTCCGGCTGGGTGCGCAAAACGCTCGTCGATGCCGATGAGCTGATGGTGGTGGCTGCACCGGACCTTGCAAGCCTTCGCAATGCGAAGAACCTTATTGACGCGGTCAAACAAGCTCGACCCAACGACGGCCCCCCTCGCCTCATCCTTAATATGGCTGGCATGCCGAAAAGACCCGAGATTGAAGCAAAAGACTTCGCCGATGCGCTCGGCATGGATCCCTTAGCTGTCATTCCGTTTGATGCGGAAACCTTCGGAAACGCTGCCAATTCTGGCCACATGATAGCCGAAGTCGCCGCCCGTCACGATGCGGTCGAAGCGTTTGATCATATTGCGTTGACCATCAGCGGACGTGCCGACGCGCGCGCGCAGAAAAAAAGCCATTTGCCCCCGTTTGTTAAGAAACTTTTGCAACGCAAGAAGGCATCTTAA
- a CDS encoding tetratricopeptide repeat protein, translating to MAARFYLPRLSCFSQRFERVLPIATVASALVLSACGTTSLTSTHSGPAAVQGNAELMSDQQLRRAAAEWERRYERNPDSKSAAMNFASVLRASGRYEQAVAVLRRTVIANQDDREVLAAYAKALTAAGRFDEALQVISRAHTEARPDWKLLSAQGTILDQLGRHTEARAAYARALQIVPDEPTILSNLGMSYVLDGNLPEAERTLRQAVQGGPRVDPRVRGNLALVVGLQGRFDEAMQIAQQDISPQAAQANIAYLRQMLSESDRWGQIAEQDG from the coding sequence ATGGCTGCCCGCTTTTATCTGCCACGCCTTTCTTGCTTCTCACAACGCTTTGAGCGCGTCCTGCCGATTGCCACAGTGGCGTCGGCCTTGGTCCTCAGCGCTTGTGGCACAACATCTCTGACCTCCACACATAGCGGGCCAGCTGCTGTCCAGGGCAACGCAGAGTTGATGTCCGATCAACAGCTTCGGCGCGCTGCAGCTGAATGGGAGCGTCGATACGAGCGGAACCCTGACAGCAAGTCTGCCGCTATGAATTTTGCTTCGGTGCTCCGTGCTTCTGGCCGGTACGAACAAGCTGTTGCCGTGCTTCGCCGCACCGTCATCGCCAATCAAGATGACCGTGAGGTGCTCGCTGCATATGCGAAGGCTTTAACGGCCGCCGGCCGATTTGATGAAGCGCTTCAAGTGATTTCGCGTGCTCACACTGAGGCGAGGCCGGACTGGAAACTCCTTTCCGCGCAAGGCACCATTCTCGATCAGTTAGGCCGTCATACCGAGGCGCGTGCCGCGTACGCGCGTGCGCTGCAAATCGTTCCCGACGAACCGACCATCCTAAGCAATCTGGGGATGTCCTACGTTCTTGACGGCAACCTGCCCGAAGCGGAGCGTACGCTTCGTCAGGCGGTCCAAGGAGGCCCGCGGGTCGACCCGCGGGTGAGAGGAAATCTAGCCCTTGTCGTTGGTCTGCAAGGACGCTTCGATGAAGCGATGCAAATTGCTCAGCAAGATATCAGCCCTCAAGCTGCGCAAGCCAACATCGCCTACCTGCGGCAAATGCTGTCTGAGAGCGATCGCTGGGGGCAGATAGCCGAACAGGACGGCTAG
- a CDS encoding CpaF family protein, producing the protein MFGRRGTSDPNAPRPQDAGSPTPAAAHAAPADEPASGTYTPAAPQPEPAPVVEDNTPDPRARRADYYEIKTDVFSALIDTIDLAQLSRMDTDTAREEIRDVVTEIIALKNLAMSIAEQEMVLEDICNDVLGYGPLEPLLARDDIADIMVNGATTTFIEVGGKVQKTNVKFRDNQQLMNICQRIVSQVGRRVDESSPICDARLLDGSRVNVIAPPLSIDGPALTIRKFKKDKLTLGQLVRFGSITAEGATVLDIIGKVRCNVLISGGTGSGKTTLLNCLTGFIEHDERVITCEDAAELQLQQPHVVRLETRPPNLEGEGQVTMRDLVKNCLRMRPERIIVGEVRGPEAFDLLQAMNTGHDGSMGTLHANSPREALQRMESMITMGGFSLPSRTIRDMISGSIDVIVQAARLRDGSRRITHITEVLGMEGDVIITQDLFVYEILGEDANGKIIGRHKSTGVGRPAFWDRARYFNEENRLAAALDASAVEDGRASA; encoded by the coding sequence ATGTTTGGTCGTCGCGGCACATCTGATCCCAACGCTCCACGCCCCCAGGACGCGGGAAGTCCGACACCTGCGGCTGCGCATGCTGCGCCTGCGGACGAACCGGCGAGTGGGACCTATACGCCGGCGGCACCGCAGCCTGAGCCTGCACCTGTGGTCGAGGACAACACCCCAGACCCTCGCGCGCGACGTGCGGATTACTATGAAATCAAAACTGACGTTTTCTCAGCGCTGATCGATACAATCGATCTTGCTCAGTTGTCCCGGATGGACACCGACACGGCCCGAGAAGAAATCCGAGACGTTGTAACGGAAATCATCGCGCTTAAAAACCTCGCCATGTCCATCGCCGAGCAGGAGATGGTACTTGAGGATATTTGCAACGACGTCCTCGGCTACGGCCCGCTCGAGCCCCTGCTTGCACGCGACGACATCGCCGACATCATGGTCAATGGTGCGACGACGACCTTCATTGAAGTTGGCGGCAAAGTCCAAAAGACCAACGTCAAATTTCGCGACAACCAGCAGCTTATGAATATTTGCCAGCGGATCGTTAGTCAGGTGGGTCGTCGTGTCGATGAGTCATCACCGATCTGTGACGCGCGTCTTTTGGATGGCTCGCGCGTCAATGTGATTGCGCCTCCACTTTCCATCGATGGCCCTGCACTCACCATTCGTAAGTTCAAGAAGGACAAGCTGACCCTCGGTCAGCTGGTCCGCTTTGGGTCAATCACCGCAGAAGGTGCGACCGTCCTTGATATTATCGGAAAGGTTCGGTGCAACGTTCTGATTTCCGGTGGTACAGGCTCTGGTAAGACGACACTCTTGAACTGTCTGACTGGCTTCATCGAGCACGATGAACGCGTCATCACCTGTGAGGATGCAGCGGAGCTGCAATTGCAGCAGCCGCATGTCGTCAGGCTTGAGACTCGCCCGCCCAACCTTGAGGGCGAGGGCCAGGTTACCATGCGTGACCTCGTCAAGAACTGCCTACGTATGCGTCCAGAGCGCATTATCGTCGGTGAGGTTCGTGGCCCGGAGGCCTTTGACCTTTTGCAGGCGATGAACACTGGCCATGATGGCTCCATGGGCACCTTACACGCGAACTCACCGCGCGAAGCTCTTCAACGTATGGAATCGATGATCACCATGGGCGGATTTTCGCTACCGTCGCGGACGATCAGGGACATGATCTCCGGTTCCATCGACGTGATCGTTCAGGCTGCGCGGCTGCGTGATGGTTCGAGACGGATCACCCACATCACCGAGGTGCTCGGTATGGAAGGTGATGTGATCATCACTCAGGACCTGTTCGTGTATGAAATCCTTGGCGAAGACGCCAATGGCAAGATCATCGGCCGGCACAAATCAACCGGCGTCGGGCGCCCCGCATTCTGGGACCGCGCTCGCTATTTCAATGAAGAAAACCGCCTTGCGGCTGCTTTGGACGCTTCGGCGGTTGAAGATGGTCGAGCGTCGGCCTAA
- a CDS encoding leucyl aminopeptidase family protein, which yields MSEAFFVEVPPLETLEKRLRLAEADGAGGGEVPIDLFLVESVDQLSVAFPGQEDAIQAWAAAQGFSAKTGQALFWPGPDGRIAAAFIGCPVDPATGQATPGFGLGALPALLPEGQYHLRTRLADAETALTAFLLGGYRFSLPAKTPNAGVVLLTDEAARAAAISSARAVTFARDLINTPANLLGPEAMARSADALASQFGASFSVIEGEGLLDPANPFPLVYTVGAAARDAPRLIEMKWRGTAAKDDAARIVLVGKGVSFDTGGLNLKPGNAMNLMKKDMGGAAAVLGLAMMIMQADLPIALRVLVPAVENSISSPAFRPSDVLTSRKGLTVEIGNTDAEGRLILADALSLADEESPELLIDMATLTGAARVALGPQLPPFFTDDEDLASELSRAAYDVDDPVWRLPLWPGYESAINGKVGDISNTGNMPFAGAITAALFLKRFVEKAKSWVHFDIYGWTPSTRPGRPEGGEAQAIRALFNLLSQRYPPAG from the coding sequence GTGTCAGAAGCATTTTTCGTCGAGGTCCCCCCGCTTGAAACGCTGGAGAAGCGGCTGCGGCTAGCCGAGGCGGACGGGGCCGGTGGCGGCGAAGTTCCCATTGATCTCTTTCTGGTCGAAAGCGTCGACCAGTTGAGCGTGGCCTTCCCTGGACAGGAAGACGCCATTCAGGCTTGGGCGGCAGCTCAAGGGTTCTCGGCAAAAACCGGGCAGGCGCTGTTTTGGCCCGGTCCCGACGGCAGGATCGCTGCGGCTTTCATAGGCTGCCCCGTCGACCCCGCCACTGGCCAGGCCACTCCAGGATTTGGTTTGGGTGCCCTGCCTGCGCTGTTACCGGAGGGGCAGTACCATCTTCGAACTCGGCTCGCAGACGCCGAAACCGCCCTGACCGCATTTCTTCTTGGCGGGTATCGCTTCAGCTTGCCGGCAAAGACGCCGAATGCTGGCGTTGTGCTGTTGACAGATGAAGCAGCTCGAGCCGCAGCCATAAGCTCGGCGCGAGCCGTGACGTTCGCACGCGATCTGATCAACACACCTGCAAACTTGCTCGGCCCGGAAGCGATGGCACGGAGCGCCGACGCGCTCGCCTCGCAGTTCGGCGCCTCGTTTAGCGTGATCGAAGGAGAGGGCCTTCTCGATCCAGCGAACCCATTTCCTCTTGTTTACACGGTCGGCGCGGCAGCCCGCGACGCGCCCCGGCTGATCGAGATGAAATGGCGAGGAACCGCTGCAAAGGACGATGCAGCCCGGATTGTCTTGGTTGGCAAAGGGGTCAGTTTCGATACCGGCGGACTTAACCTAAAGCCCGGAAACGCCATGAATCTTATGAAGAAGGACATGGGCGGTGCTGCGGCGGTGCTCGGCCTAGCCATGATGATCATGCAGGCTGACCTACCGATCGCGCTCCGGGTATTGGTTCCGGCGGTCGAGAATTCGATTTCTTCACCAGCTTTCAGGCCCAGTGACGTGCTCACCAGTCGCAAGGGGCTCACGGTTGAAATCGGGAACACCGACGCTGAGGGCCGGCTTATACTTGCCGATGCACTTTCCCTCGCTGATGAGGAAAGCCCAGAGCTTCTCATCGATATGGCGACGCTCACCGGTGCGGCACGCGTCGCGCTCGGCCCGCAATTGCCACCATTTTTCACCGATGATGAGGATCTTGCTTCGGAGTTGTCCAGAGCGGCTTACGACGTCGATGATCCAGTCTGGCGGCTTCCCCTTTGGCCCGGTTACGAAAGCGCAATTAACGGCAAGGTTGGTGACATCTCGAACACGGGAAACATGCCGTTCGCCGGTGCAATCACTGCAGCCTTGTTCCTCAAGCGTTTCGTTGAAAAGGCAAAGTCGTGGGTCCATTTTGACATCTATGGTTGGACGCCGTCGACGAGACCTGGGCGGCCTGAGGGAGGCGAAGCTCAGGCGATCCGAGCCCTCTTTAACCTTCTCTCGCAGCGCTACCCGCCTGCTGGTTGA